Within Corallococcus exiguus, the genomic segment GATCAGCAGAAGCCGGATGAAGTCGCCGAGGTCCAGAACGCCCTGAGCGTGATTCCGGGCGCGCAGATTGTCGGCACCAACGCGGATGGGACGCCGCACACCATCCAGGGCCGCCTGGGCCAGGCGGACCGCCCGCTGACGGGCTTCGCGGCCGCGGACGTGCACACGGCCATCGCCGGGTCGCTGCCTTCCATCGCGTCGCTGTTCCGCCTGAACGCGAACGACCTGCAGGTCCGCCGCATCAACGTGGACGAGCAGGGCACGTCGCACATCCGCTACGCGCAGACGCTGAACGGTCTTCCGGTGGTGGGCGAGGAGCTGGTGGTGCACGTGGACAGCTCGGGCGCCATCTTCGGCGCGAACGGCTCCGCGCGCTCCGGTGGCGCCGTGTCCGCGCGTCCGCTGGTCGCCGCGGAGGCGGCCCAGACGGCGGCGCTGCGCGACACGAAGGGCACGGGCCTGGCCACGGACGGCGCGCGCCTGGTGTACGTGAAGGCCGAGGACGGCCGCCTGCGCCTGGCGTACGAGGTGCGGGTCACTGGCGAGAGCGAGCTGATGCCGCTGCGCGACCGCGTCTATGTGGACGCGCTCAACGGCGCCACGCTGCTGCGCGTGCCGGAGATCCACACCGCGCTCAACCGCAAGCTGTACAGCGCGAACAACGGCACCAGCACCCCGGGCACGCTCAAGCGCAGCGAGGGCCAGGCGGCCATCGGTGACGCGCATGTCGACATGAACTACGACATGCTGGGCTACACCTACGACTGCTACAAGACGAACTTCAACCGCGACTCGCTCAACAACGCGGGCCAGACGCTGATCAGCACGGTGCACTACAGCCGCAACTACGTGAACGCCTACTGGGACGGCACCCAGATGGTGTACGGCGACGGCGACGGCGTGAACTCCATCGAGCTGGGCAAGGACGCGGACGTCACGGTCCACGAGCTGACCCACGCGGTGACGGAGAACGAGTCCAACCTCACGTACTCCGGCCAGTCCGGCGGCCTCAACGAGGCCATGTCCGACACCTTCGGCGCCATCTGCGAGAGCTGGAAGTCCGGCTCGTGGAGCACCGCGGCGGACATCTGGAAGGTGGGCGAGGATGTGTGGACCCCCGGCACCGCCGGTGACGCGCTCCGCTACATGGACGACCCGGCGAAGGACGGCGCGTCCATTGACTGGGCGCCGAACTACACGGGCCAGGACGTGCACTACACC encodes:
- a CDS encoding M4 family metallopeptidase, whose translation is MVRTRFVSALLAFPLVACGVGDADVNTQKDQQKPDEVAEVQNALSVIPGAQIVGTNADGTPHTIQGRLGQADRPLTGFAAADVHTAIAGSLPSIASLFRLNANDLQVRRINVDEQGTSHIRYAQTLNGLPVVGEELVVHVDSSGAIFGANGSARSGGAVSARPLVAAEAAQTAALRDTKGTGLATDGARLVYVKAEDGRLRLAYEVRVTGESELMPLRDRVYVDALNGATLLRVPEIHTALNRKLYSANNGTSTPGTLKRSEGQAAIGDAHVDMNYDMLGYTYDCYKTNFNRDSLNNAGQTLISTVHYSRNYVNAYWDGTQMVYGDGDGVNSIELGKDADVTVHELTHAVTENESNLTYSGQSGGLNEAMSDTFGAICESWKSGSWSTAADIWKVGEDVWTPGTAGDALRYMDDPAKDGASIDWAPNYTGQDVHYTSGVPNLAFALLAKGGVHPRGRSTINVTGIGVQKAGQIWYYANANLYTAGTTYEQAKTWTIQAAAALGYTAAEQASVKAAWEAVGVGVTVPPPTCTTLTNGVAKTGLSGAASSSNYYCIDLPVSKASTYVMSGGTGDADMYIKFGSAPTTTSYDCRPYLSGNAESCSAAAKTSAGKMYIMVRGYSAYSGVSLKATY